From the Kitasatospora viridis genome, one window contains:
- a CDS encoding MarR family winged helix-turn-helix transcriptional regulator encodes MSARKAAAAADPAGPGELDIAEQVAIYQREFPTVDPQVETIVSTMSRVARRMAVSYGRQLTALGITSAEWEVLKALVVAGSPYRLGPGELAKRLGLTPAAMTHRIDRMVGEELVTRERDEANRVRVIIELTENGRDKWLESMRMAAVFEEELLQDLVPEERTVLSGLLGRMLTRVESTAP; translated from the coding sequence ATGAGCGCACGCAAGGCCGCCGCGGCGGCCGACCCGGCAGGCCCCGGCGAACTCGACATCGCCGAGCAGGTGGCGATCTACCAGCGCGAGTTCCCCACCGTGGACCCGCAGGTCGAGACGATCGTGTCGACCATGTCCCGGGTGGCCCGGCGGATGGCGGTGTCCTACGGGCGGCAGCTGACCGCGCTCGGGATCACCAGCGCCGAGTGGGAGGTGCTCAAGGCCCTGGTGGTGGCCGGCAGCCCCTACCGGCTCGGCCCCGGCGAGCTGGCCAAGCGGCTCGGCCTGACCCCGGCGGCGATGACCCACCGGATCGACCGGATGGTCGGCGAGGAGCTGGTCACCCGGGAGCGCGACGAGGCCAACCGGGTCCGGGTGATCATCGAACTCACCGAGAACGGCCGGGACAAGTGGCTGGAGTCGATGCGGATGGCCGCCGTCTTCGAGGAGGAGCTGCTCCAGGACCTCGTCCCCGAGGAGCGCACCGTGCTCTCCGGCCTGCTCGGCCGGATGCTGACCCGGGTCGAGTCCACCGCGCCCTGA
- a CDS encoding ABC transporter ATP-binding protein produces the protein MIEAVGLTKRYGPKTAVQDLSFSVRPGIVTGFLGPNGAGKSTTMRMLLGLDTPSSGHATVNGKRYAEHRAPLREVGAMLEARAIHTGRSAQNHLLALAATHGIPRSRVTEVIDLVGLREVARRRAGGFSLGMGQRLGIASALLGDPATLILDEPVNGLDPEGILWIRNLLKSLAAEGRTVLVSSHLMSEMALTAEHLIVIGKGKLIADTSVAEFTAGASQGGVRVRTPQADELAELLRRNPEITVTAEDEADVLTVEGADSETVGRLAADHRVVLFELTPRQASLEEAFMELTKDAVEYDAVVAPRTLVEEHAA, from the coding sequence ATGATCGAAGCCGTCGGCCTCACCAAGCGCTACGGCCCCAAAACCGCCGTCCAGGACCTGAGCTTCAGCGTCCGTCCCGGCATCGTGACCGGCTTCCTCGGCCCCAACGGGGCCGGCAAGTCCACCACCATGCGGATGCTGCTCGGCCTGGACACCCCGAGCTCCGGCCACGCCACCGTCAACGGCAAGCGCTACGCCGAGCACCGCGCCCCGCTGCGCGAGGTCGGCGCGATGCTGGAGGCCCGCGCCATCCACACCGGCCGGTCCGCCCAGAACCACCTGCTGGCGCTGGCCGCCACCCACGGCATCCCGCGCAGCCGGGTGACCGAGGTGATCGACCTGGTCGGCCTGCGCGAGGTCGCCCGCCGCCGGGCCGGCGGGTTCTCGCTCGGCATGGGCCAGCGCCTGGGCATCGCCTCCGCGCTGCTCGGCGACCCGGCCACGCTGATCCTCGACGAGCCGGTCAACGGCCTCGACCCCGAGGGCATCCTGTGGATCCGCAACCTGCTCAAGTCGCTGGCCGCCGAGGGCCGCACGGTGCTGGTCTCCTCGCACCTGATGAGCGAGATGGCGCTGACCGCCGAGCACCTGATCGTGATCGGCAAGGGCAAGCTGATCGCCGACACCTCGGTCGCCGAGTTCACCGCCGGCGCCTCGCAGGGCGGCGTGCGGGTGCGCACCCCGCAGGCCGACGAGCTGGCCGAACTGCTGCGCCGCAACCCGGAGATCACCGTCACCGCCGAGGACGAGGCGGACGTGCTCACCGTGGAGGGCGCGGACAGCGAGACGGTCGGCCGGCTCGCCGCCGACCACCGGGTGGTGCTCTTCGAGCTGACGCCGCGTCAGGCGTCGCTGGAGGAGGCCTTCATGGAACTGACCAAGGACGCCGTCGAGTACGACGCCGTGGTCGCCCCCCGCACGCTGGTCGAGGAGCACGCAGCATGA
- a CDS encoding MFS transporter: MKQQKYGADGTLRRVQLGNALSAFGSGFTMPYMFVYVDQVRGLGTASATMVFTLFALAALAVLPFAGRGIDRYGPRPVLLAGCAMAATGAFAFGQAHGTAALLVSVFLFGGGVTTCQPALATMIVRCSSTATRSHAFALQFTLINLGMGLGALVGGQIVNTADPASLTRLFTIEALTFFGLAAVTGTARIPRPAPVLVTDEQPRSGLRALAGDKAMVRLLLLAGLIFFTCYGQFESGVAAFATDTVKTAPSTLGLAIGANALTIVLLQMFMVRITARRRRTTAMAATGVIWLGAWAFALLAGLLRGEAALATAAIVAIYVLFGIGESMLAPTLGPIVADLAPARLLGTYNSAFALVKQTAIAVGPAVGVLLVGSGTWPLYLAAMTGCTLLIVGTALRLRRHLTPAQDNAVAGGPVTVPVRELQTAA; this comes from the coding sequence ATGAAGCAGCAGAAGTACGGTGCGGACGGCACCCTGCGCCGGGTCCAGCTCGGCAACGCACTGAGCGCCTTCGGCAGCGGGTTCACGATGCCGTACATGTTCGTGTACGTGGACCAGGTGCGCGGGCTCGGCACCGCCTCCGCGACCATGGTCTTCACCCTCTTCGCGCTGGCCGCGCTCGCCGTGCTGCCGTTCGCCGGCCGCGGCATCGACCGCTACGGGCCGCGCCCGGTGCTGCTGGCCGGCTGCGCGATGGCCGCCACCGGCGCCTTCGCCTTCGGCCAGGCGCACGGCACGGCCGCGCTGCTGGTCTCGGTCTTCCTGTTCGGCGGCGGGGTCACCACCTGCCAGCCGGCGCTCGCCACGATGATCGTCCGGTGCTCCAGCACCGCGACCCGCTCGCACGCCTTCGCGCTCCAGTTCACCCTGATCAACCTGGGCATGGGCCTGGGCGCGCTGGTCGGCGGGCAGATCGTGAACACCGCCGACCCGGCCAGCCTGACCCGGCTGTTCACCATCGAGGCGCTCACCTTCTTCGGCCTGGCCGCCGTCACCGGTACCGCCCGCATCCCGCGTCCGGCGCCGGTGCTGGTCACCGACGAGCAGCCGCGCAGCGGCCTGCGTGCGCTGGCCGGTGACAAGGCGATGGTGCGGCTGCTGCTGCTCGCCGGGCTGATCTTCTTCACCTGCTACGGCCAGTTCGAGTCCGGCGTGGCCGCCTTCGCCACCGACACGGTGAAGACCGCGCCCTCCACCCTGGGCCTGGCGATCGGCGCCAACGCGCTGACCATCGTGCTGCTGCAGATGTTCATGGTCCGGATCACCGCCCGGCGCCGCCGCACCACCGCGATGGCCGCCACCGGCGTGATCTGGCTGGGCGCCTGGGCCTTCGCCCTGCTGGCCGGCCTGCTGCGCGGCGAGGCGGCGCTGGCCACCGCGGCGATCGTGGCGATCTACGTGCTGTTCGGCATCGGCGAGTCGATGCTGGCGCCGACCCTCGGCCCGATCGTCGCCGACCTGGCCCCGGCCCGGCTGCTCGGCACCTACAACTCGGCCTTCGCCCTGGTGAAGCAGACCGCGATCGCGGTCGGCCCGGCGGTCGGTGTGCTGCTGGTCGGCTCCGGCACCTGGCCGCTCTACCTGGCGGCGATGACCGGCTGCACCCTGCTGATCGTCGGCACGGCCCTGCGGCTGCGCCGCCACCTCACCCCGGCCCAGGACAACGCGGTGGCCGGCGGTCCGGTGACCGTGCCGGTCCGTGAGCTCCAGACGGCGGCGTGA
- a CDS encoding dolichyl-phosphate-mannose--protein mannosyltransferase, translating to MADTAVIERPAEADPRPAGRPSLLRGIDRRLPWVLRHGGWLGPLAVAVFAGLLRFWNLGYPHAFVFDETYYPKDAWSLLQQGYEGGWADNANTAILGNPQSIPLNSSWAFVAHPPLGKWVIAVGEAAFGLNPFGWRVMVALLGTLSVLMLARIGRRLFGSTLIGCTAALLMSVDGLQLVMSRVGLLDGVLMFFVLAAFGCLLIDRDKTRERLFADGVDADTVRLGLRPWRLAAGLLLGAACSVKWNGAQILAAFGLLTVLWDQAGRRRAGARRPMLSMLRHDAVPAFCSMVVVGAGVYLASWSGWFATSGGYDRHWADGHPGGILPGPLRSWWQYQTEMWHFNTTLTTPHTYQSNPWSWLVQGRPVSMYWQTVTAGQQGCGSSGGCTEQILALGTPLLWWTACFALAYLLWRWFFRRDWRSGAVLCAVAAIYLPWFQFQQRTIFSFYMVVLVPFLCLAVAQMLGAIVGPAGASVRRRAWGGGVAGALVLAIMGCFLYFLPLYTAQMIPMSDWQDHMWFTSWI from the coding sequence ATGGCAGACACGGCAGTCATCGAACGGCCGGCCGAGGCGGACCCCCGCCCGGCCGGCCGTCCATCCCTGCTGCGGGGGATCGACCGGCGGCTGCCCTGGGTGCTGCGGCACGGCGGCTGGCTCGGCCCGCTCGCGGTCGCGGTCTTCGCCGGACTGCTGCGGTTCTGGAACCTCGGCTACCCCCACGCCTTCGTCTTCGACGAGACCTACTACCCCAAGGACGCCTGGTCGCTGCTGCAGCAGGGCTACGAGGGCGGGTGGGCGGACAACGCCAACACGGCGATCCTGGGCAACCCGCAGTCCATTCCGCTGAACAGCTCCTGGGCCTTCGTCGCCCACCCGCCGCTGGGCAAGTGGGTGATCGCCGTCGGCGAGGCGGCCTTCGGGCTCAACCCGTTCGGCTGGCGGGTGATGGTGGCGCTGCTCGGCACCCTCTCGGTGCTGATGCTGGCCCGGATCGGCCGCCGGCTCTTCGGCTCCACGCTGATCGGCTGCACCGCCGCGCTGCTGATGTCGGTGGACGGCCTGCAGTTGGTGATGAGCCGGGTCGGCCTGCTCGACGGCGTGCTGATGTTCTTCGTGCTGGCCGCCTTCGGCTGCCTGCTGATCGACCGGGACAAGACCCGGGAGCGGCTGTTCGCCGACGGGGTCGACGCCGACACCGTGCGGCTCGGCCTGCGTCCGTGGCGCCTGGCCGCCGGCCTGCTGCTCGGCGCGGCCTGCTCGGTGAAGTGGAACGGCGCGCAGATCCTGGCCGCCTTCGGCCTGCTCACCGTGCTCTGGGACCAGGCCGGCCGGCGCCGGGCCGGTGCCCGCCGCCCGATGCTCAGCATGCTGCGGCACGACGCCGTGCCCGCCTTCTGCTCGATGGTGGTGGTCGGCGCCGGCGTCTACCTGGCCTCCTGGAGCGGCTGGTTCGCCACCTCCGGCGGCTACGACCGGCACTGGGCGGACGGTCACCCCGGCGGCATCCTGCCCGGGCCGCTGCGCTCCTGGTGGCAATACCAGACCGAGATGTGGCACTTCAACACCACGCTCACCACGCCGCACACCTACCAGTCCAACCCGTGGAGCTGGCTGGTCCAGGGCCGCCCGGTGAGCATGTACTGGCAGACCGTCACGGCCGGCCAGCAGGGCTGCGGTTCGTCCGGCGGCTGCACCGAGCAGATCCTGGCGCTCGGCACCCCGCTGCTCTGGTGGACCGCCTGCTTCGCGCTGGCCTACCTGCTCTGGCGCTGGTTCTTCCGCCGCGACTGGCGCTCCGGCGCGGTGCTCTGCGCGGTGGCCGCGATCTACCTGCCCTGGTTCCAGTTCCAGCAGCGCACCATCTTCTCGTTCTACATGGTGGTGCTGGTGCCCTTCCTCTGTCTGGCCGTCGCGCAGATGCTCGGCGCGATCGTCGGCCCGGCGGGGGCGAGCGTGCGGCGGCGGGCCTGGGGCGGCGGGGTGGCCGGCGCGCTGGTGCTGGCGATCATGGGCTGCTTCCTCTACTTCCTGCCGCTCTACACCGCCCAGATGATCCCGATGTCCGACTGGCAGGACCACATGTGGTTCACCAGTTGGATCTGA
- a CDS encoding VOC family protein translates to MPVVNEPYAPGTPCWVDLAAPDQQAAIDFYRDLLGWQGEKGPEEFGGYAMMTLNDKPVAGIMAAVPMGDSPAPPTAWTTYLASADAAGTAAKIGAGGGKLLFDVMTVGTVGKMLIAQDPTGAVFGVWQPLDFFGAQVVNEPGAVIWNELNTSDVAAATGFYRTALGIDITPMEGPEGMGEYFSLKVGGKDVGGAQSLANHPDGTPPHWATYFAVDDVDSTFDAAVRAGGSVLVPAMDTPVGRMGGLTDNQGGAFWVIKPQMPDA, encoded by the coding sequence ATGCCCGTGGTGAACGAACCGTACGCGCCCGGCACGCCGTGCTGGGTCGACCTGGCCGCTCCGGACCAGCAGGCGGCCATCGACTTCTACCGTGACCTGCTCGGCTGGCAGGGCGAGAAGGGCCCCGAGGAGTTCGGCGGCTACGCGATGATGACCCTCAACGACAAGCCGGTGGCCGGCATCATGGCCGCCGTGCCGATGGGCGACTCGCCGGCCCCGCCCACCGCCTGGACCACCTACCTGGCCAGCGCCGACGCCGCGGGCACCGCCGCCAAGATCGGCGCCGGCGGCGGCAAGCTGCTCTTCGACGTGATGACCGTCGGCACGGTCGGCAAGATGCTGATCGCCCAGGACCCGACCGGCGCCGTCTTCGGTGTCTGGCAGCCGCTGGACTTCTTCGGCGCGCAGGTGGTCAACGAGCCCGGCGCCGTGATCTGGAACGAGCTGAACACCAGCGACGTCGCCGCCGCCACCGGCTTCTACCGCACGGCGCTGGGCATCGACATCACCCCGATGGAGGGGCCGGAGGGCATGGGCGAGTACTTCTCGCTCAAGGTCGGCGGCAAGGACGTCGGCGGCGCGCAGAGCCTGGCCAACCACCCCGACGGCACCCCGCCGCACTGGGCCACCTACTTCGCGGTGGACGACGTGGACTCCACGTTCGACGCGGCGGTGCGGGCCGGCGGCTCGGTGCTGGTGCCGGCGATGGACACGCCGGTGGGCCGGATGGGCGGCCTGACGGACAACCAGGGCGGCGCGTTCTGGGTGATCAAGCCCCAGATGCCCGACGCCTGA
- a CDS encoding ABC transporter permease, with the protein MAVLLAVAVAVAGRGQLGHGKAVLRAGLRAVVQLSAVALVITWVVHSLWLTALFVLLMFTVAVRTAGRRITDEPGWSWAWAALPIGGGVLPVLVLLLATGLLPGKGITIVPVAGILIGGGLTATSLAGRRALDELTQRHGEVEAALALGFEDRDARLEICRTAAATSLVPALDQTRTVGLVTLPGAFVGMLLGGASPVQAGAVQLFVLVALLAVEAVAIVAVLELVGRGLVRRPVHWRG; encoded by the coding sequence ATGGCGGTGCTGCTGGCCGTCGCCGTCGCGGTGGCCGGCCGCGGCCAGCTGGGGCACGGCAAGGCGGTGCTGCGGGCCGGGCTGCGGGCGGTGGTGCAGCTGTCCGCCGTCGCCCTGGTGATCACCTGGGTGGTGCACTCGCTCTGGCTGACCGCGCTGTTCGTGCTGCTGATGTTCACCGTGGCGGTGCGCACGGCCGGGCGGCGGATCACCGACGAACCCGGCTGGTCCTGGGCCTGGGCGGCGCTGCCGATCGGGGGCGGGGTGCTGCCGGTGCTGGTGCTGCTGCTCGCCACCGGGCTGCTGCCCGGCAAGGGGATCACCATCGTGCCGGTGGCCGGCATCCTGATCGGCGGCGGGCTGACCGCCACCTCGCTGGCCGGCCGCCGGGCGCTGGACGAGCTGACCCAGCGTCACGGCGAGGTGGAGGCCGCGCTGGCGCTCGGCTTCGAGGACCGGGACGCCCGGCTGGAGATCTGCCGCACCGCCGCCGCCACCTCGCTGGTGCCGGCCCTGGACCAGACCCGCACGGTCGGCCTGGTCACCCTGCCCGGCGCCTTCGTCGGCATGCTGCTCGGCGGCGCCTCGCCCGTGCAGGCCGGCGCAGTGCAGCTGTTCGTGCTGGTCGCGCTGCTCGCGGTGGAGGCGGTGGCGATCGTGGCGGTGCTGGAGCTGGTCGGCCGGGGGCTGGTGCGCCGTCCGGTACACTGGCGGGGTTGA
- a CDS encoding TMEM165/GDT1 family protein has translation MDLTIFAVTFGIIFLAELPDKTALAALMLGTRYRALYVFAGVAAAMAVQVGLALAAGSLLSLLPHRWVEGVSGLLFLAGAVMLLLHKHDDEEGHEGRKPSSSGFWKVAGASFLVVAVAEFGDLTQIMTANLAAKYADPLSVGLGAWLALCAVGGLAVLGGQKLLALVPMKVIIRVAAAAMLVLAGISVVGAITG, from the coding sequence ATGGACCTGACGATTTTCGCCGTGACCTTCGGCATCATCTTCCTGGCCGAACTGCCGGACAAGACCGCGCTCGCCGCGCTGATGCTCGGCACCCGCTACCGCGCGCTCTACGTCTTCGCCGGGGTGGCCGCCGCGATGGCGGTGCAGGTGGGGCTGGCGCTGGCGGCCGGCAGCCTGCTCTCGCTGCTGCCGCACCGCTGGGTCGAGGGGGTGAGCGGACTGCTCTTCCTGGCCGGCGCGGTGATGCTGCTGCTGCACAAGCACGACGACGAGGAGGGCCACGAGGGCCGCAAGCCCTCCTCCAGCGGCTTCTGGAAGGTGGCCGGGGCGAGCTTTCTGGTGGTCGCGGTGGCCGAGTTCGGCGACCTGACCCAGATCATGACCGCCAACCTGGCCGCCAAGTACGCCGACCCGCTCTCGGTCGGCCTGGGCGCCTGGCTGGCGCTCTGCGCGGTCGGCGGGCTGGCCGTGCTCGGCGGGCAGAAGCTGCTCGCGCTGGTGCCGATGAAGGTGATCATCCGGGTGGCGGCGGCCGCGATGCTGGTGCTGGCCGGGATCAGCGTGGTCGGCGCGATCACCGGCTGA
- a CDS encoding ABC transporter permease has product MSTATPTTAAARPSVGGKVTLPRVVHSEWIKFRTLRSSYFTLLAAVVFMVGFGLLACYGAIDHLNHPDARDHAFSINAADRSLRGYLAAQLAVGVLGVLVVSGEYSTGMIRASMSAVPRRLPVLWAKAGVFAAVVFVVTLVTAFVAFFGGQAVLSGNHVQTTLSAAGVTRTVIGTSLYLTAIGIFAVAVGTMIRNTAGGIASIFGMLLVLPTLVEVLPSNWSSHIGPYLPGAAGQAVATLNPDPGTLAPWTGYGVLWIYVVAALIGAAAVLKRRDA; this is encoded by the coding sequence ATGAGCACCGCCACCCCCACCACCGCAGCGGCCCGCCCATCGGTCGGCGGCAAGGTCACGCTGCCCCGGGTGGTCCACTCCGAGTGGATCAAGTTCCGTACGCTGCGTTCGAGTTACTTCACGCTGCTGGCCGCGGTGGTCTTCATGGTCGGCTTCGGCCTGCTCGCCTGCTACGGCGCGATCGACCACCTGAACCACCCCGACGCGCGCGACCACGCCTTCTCGATCAACGCCGCCGACCGCAGCCTGCGCGGCTACCTGGCGGCCCAGCTCGCCGTCGGCGTGCTCGGCGTGCTGGTGGTCAGCGGCGAGTACAGCACCGGCATGATCCGCGCCTCGATGTCCGCCGTGCCGCGCCGCCTGCCGGTGCTCTGGGCCAAGGCGGGCGTCTTCGCCGCCGTCGTCTTCGTGGTGACCCTGGTCACCGCGTTCGTCGCCTTCTTCGGCGGCCAGGCGGTGCTCTCCGGCAACCACGTGCAGACCACGCTGTCGGCCGCCGGGGTGACCCGCACCGTCATCGGCACCTCGCTCTACCTCACCGCGATCGGCATCTTCGCGGTCGCGGTCGGCACGATGATCCGCAACACGGCCGGCGGCATCGCCTCGATCTTCGGCATGCTCCTGGTGCTGCCCACCCTGGTCGAGGTGCTGCCGTCCAACTGGAGCAGCCACATCGGCCCGTACCTGCCCGGCGCGGCCGGCCAGGCGGTGGCCACGCTCAACCCGGACCCGGGCACGCTCGCCCCGTGGACCGGCTACGGCGTGCTCTGGATCTACGTGGTGGCCGCCCTGATCGGCGCGGCCGCGGTGCTCAAGCGGCGGGACGCGTGA
- a CDS encoding glycosyl hydrolase family 18 protein has product MLTRSTARETTPDQRRRPKGLAALAAGTAASLLLGASLALTSGGTAHAAATNTTGAAATSGGIKVAYFDQWSIYSNAYYPKNINDSGTAGKLDYLIYDFANINPTTLQCFEATKAADTNDADPNAGDGAGDAFADYEKSFGSDISVNGTADVYNQPIAGNFNQLKELKAKNPNLKILLSIGGWTYSKYFSDAAATDASRKALVSSCIDMFIKGNLPSDAGYGGPGTGAGIFDGFDIDWEYPGGGGHTGNHSSPNDKQDYTALLAEFRSELDAQGKTDGKTYALSAALPAGQDKIANIETDKVGQYLTFGDVMTYDMHGGWEATGPTNHQAALYSDPSDPATPIAPGTSKYSIDEGIKAWTAGDPQYGIPGGFPAKKINMGVPFYYRGWTGVPAGSSHGLFQTATGPAPGAAMSGNVNGIRMYKELSGVVDNPADTYWDDTAKAAYFYDGTNFWSGENAQSIQSKADYLHCNGLGGSFAFSLYDDPSATLFNDMANDTNGSAASCLAAPTSSAPVSTPPVSTPPVSTPPVTTPPVTTPPVSTPPVTTPPVSTPPVTSTPGSCSAPSWSSAAVYATPTQVSWKGHLYTNKWWTTGEDPSLSGQWGAWTDNGPC; this is encoded by the coding sequence ATGCTCACCCGTTCAACCGCCCGGGAGACGACCCCGGACCAGCGCCGCCGCCCCAAGGGCCTGGCCGCGCTCGCCGCCGGCACCGCGGCCTCGCTGTTGCTCGGCGCCTCGCTCGCGCTCACCTCGGGCGGCACCGCCCACGCCGCCGCCACCAACACCACCGGCGCGGCCGCCACCAGCGGCGGCATCAAGGTGGCCTACTTCGACCAGTGGTCGATCTACTCCAACGCCTACTACCCGAAGAACATCAACGACTCCGGGACCGCGGGCAAACTCGACTACCTGATCTACGACTTCGCCAACATCAACCCGACCACGCTGCAGTGCTTCGAGGCCACCAAGGCCGCGGACACCAACGACGCGGACCCGAACGCCGGCGACGGCGCGGGCGACGCCTTCGCCGACTACGAGAAGTCCTTCGGCTCGGACATCAGCGTCAACGGCACGGCGGACGTCTACAACCAGCCGATCGCGGGCAACTTCAACCAGCTCAAGGAGCTGAAGGCGAAGAACCCGAACCTGAAGATCCTGCTGTCGATCGGCGGCTGGACCTACTCCAAGTACTTCTCCGACGCGGCCGCGACCGACGCCTCCCGCAAGGCGCTGGTCTCCTCCTGCATCGACATGTTCATCAAGGGCAACCTGCCCTCGGACGCCGGCTACGGCGGCCCGGGCACCGGCGCCGGCATCTTCGACGGCTTCGACATCGACTGGGAGTACCCGGGCGGCGGCGGCCACACCGGCAACCACTCCTCGCCGAACGACAAGCAGGACTACACCGCGCTGCTCGCCGAGTTCCGCTCCGAGCTGGACGCCCAGGGCAAGACGGACGGCAAGACCTACGCGCTGAGCGCGGCGCTGCCGGCCGGTCAGGACAAGATCGCCAACATCGAGACCGACAAGGTCGGCCAGTACCTGACCTTCGGCGACGTGATGACCTACGACATGCACGGCGGCTGGGAGGCCACCGGGCCGACCAACCACCAGGCCGCGCTCTACTCGGACCCGAGCGACCCGGCCACGCCGATCGCCCCGGGCACCTCGAAGTACTCGATCGACGAGGGGATCAAGGCCTGGACGGCCGGTGATCCGCAGTACGGCATCCCCGGCGGCTTCCCCGCCAAGAAGATCAACATGGGTGTGCCGTTCTACTACCGCGGCTGGACCGGCGTGCCGGCGGGCAGCAGCCACGGCCTGTTCCAGACCGCCACCGGTCCAGCGCCGGGCGCCGCGATGTCCGGCAACGTCAACGGCATCCGGATGTACAAGGAGCTGTCCGGCGTCGTCGACAACCCGGCGGACACCTACTGGGACGACACCGCCAAGGCCGCCTACTTCTACGACGGCACCAACTTCTGGTCCGGTGAGAACGCCCAGTCGATCCAGTCCAAGGCCGACTACCTGCACTGCAACGGCCTCGGCGGCTCGTTCGCCTTCTCGCTGTACGACGACCCGAGCGCCACGCTCTTCAACGACATGGCGAACGACACCAACGGTTCGGCCGCCAGCTGCCTGGCCGCCCCGACGAGCAGCGCGCCGGTCAGCACCCCGCCCGTCTCCACCCCGCCCGTGAGCACGCCGCCGGTCACGACCCCGCCGGTCACGACTCCGCCGGTCAGCACCCCGCCGGTGACGACCCCGCCGGTCTCCACCCCGCCGGTGACCAGCACCCCGGGCAGCTGCTCCGCCCCGAGCTGGAGCTCCGCCGCGGTCTACGCCACCCCGACCCAGGTCTCCTGGAAGGGCCACCTCTACACCAACAAGTGGTGGACCACCGGCGAGGACCCCTCGCTCAGCGGCCAGTGGGGCGCCTGGACCGACAACGGCCCTTGCTGA
- a CDS encoding sensor histidine kinase — translation MTSAELSRTALGRCFPGAARGLSALRALRLGERHPMVLDGALALLLFAASAAAHQRFHPHHPWELLIQAGLALPLVLRRRHPVTVLAAVAGVAFAQWAVSWWGGTNVLPADFAVLVALYTVAAHRAFRWTVAGYAVAELGVLLAVYRWPPDFHGRPVLESALRIVFLLSGVTTAAVVLGLNVRARQAKLAALHERARELERRRDEQSALAVAEERSRIAREMHDIVTHNLSVMVALADGAVYANEHAPEKATAAMRQSAETGRQALTDMRRFLGVLRADEPDALRHPQPGLGQLAALTAQVRAAGLPCELRLDGEHGHVSPGAQLTVYRLVQESLTNTLKHTAPGARARVTVDCGPAALRVEVRDDGRARRRPADGQLGAGHGLAGMRDRAAAYGGELTAGPLPEGGWRVATTLDLDLPAPAEEALS, via the coding sequence ATGACCTCGGCCGAGCTGTCCCGGACAGCCCTCGGGCGGTGCTTCCCCGGCGCCGCCCGAGGGCTCTCGGCGTTGCGCGCGCTGCGGCTCGGCGAGCGCCACCCGATGGTGCTGGACGGCGCGCTGGCGCTGCTGCTGTTCGCCGCCAGCGCCGCCGCCCACCAGCGCTTCCACCCGCACCACCCCTGGGAACTGCTGATCCAGGCCGGCCTGGCGCTGCCGCTGGTGCTGCGCCGCCGCCACCCGGTGACGGTCCTCGCGGCCGTTGCCGGCGTCGCCTTCGCGCAGTGGGCGGTCAGCTGGTGGGGCGGGACCAACGTGCTGCCGGCCGACTTCGCGGTGCTGGTGGCGCTCTACACGGTGGCCGCGCACCGCGCCTTCCGCTGGACCGTGGCCGGCTACGCGGTGGCCGAGCTGGGCGTGCTGCTGGCCGTCTACCGCTGGCCGCCCGACTTCCACGGCCGGCCGGTGCTGGAGAGCGCGCTGCGGATCGTCTTCCTGCTCTCCGGCGTGACCACCGCCGCCGTGGTGCTCGGGCTCAACGTGCGGGCCCGGCAGGCCAAGCTGGCCGCGCTGCACGAACGGGCCCGGGAGCTGGAGCGCCGGCGCGACGAGCAGTCGGCGCTCGCCGTGGCCGAGGAGCGCAGCCGGATCGCCCGGGAGATGCACGACATCGTCACCCACAACCTCTCGGTGATGGTCGCGCTGGCCGACGGCGCCGTCTACGCCAACGAGCACGCGCCCGAGAAGGCCACCGCGGCGATGCGCCAGTCCGCCGAGACCGGCCGGCAGGCGCTCACCGACATGCGCCGCTTCCTCGGCGTGCTGCGGGCCGACGAGCCGGACGCGCTGCGCCACCCGCAGCCGGGCCTCGGGCAGCTCGCCGCGCTGACCGCCCAGGTGCGGGCCGCCGGACTGCCCTGCGAGCTGCGGCTGGACGGGGAGCACGGCCACGTCTCCCCCGGCGCCCAGCTGACCGTCTACCGGCTGGTCCAGGAGTCGCTGACCAACACCCTCAAGCACACCGCGCCCGGCGCCCGGGCCCGGGTCACCGTGGACTGCGGCCCCGCCGCCCTCCGGGTGGAGGTGCGCGACGACGGGCGGGCCCGGCGCCGCCCCGCGGACGGACAGCTCGGCGCGGGCCACGGCCTGGCCGGGATGCGCGACCGGGCCGCCGCCTACGGCGGCGAGCTGACCGCCGGCCCGCTGCCGGAGGGCGGCTGGCGGGTGGCCACCACCCTCGACCTCGACCTGCCCGCACCCGCCGAGGAGGCGCTGTCATGA